In the Pseudonocardia cypriaca genome, one interval contains:
- a CDS encoding Lrp/AsnC family transcriptional regulator, with protein MITAIVLVHTAADRIPETAQAIADLDGVAEVYSCAGDVDLIAVVKVAEHDQLADVIAGRLSKIEGVRRTDTHIAFRSYSRADTEAGFSVGLD; from the coding sequence GTGATCACCGCGATCGTCCTGGTGCACACCGCCGCCGACCGCATCCCCGAGACGGCGCAGGCCATCGCCGACCTCGACGGGGTGGCCGAGGTCTACTCCTGCGCCGGCGACGTCGACCTGATCGCCGTCGTGAAGGTCGCCGAGCACGACCAGCTCGCCGACGTGATCGCGGGGCGCCTCAGCAAGATCGAGGGGGTGCGGCGCACCGACACCCACATCGCCTTCCGCTCCTACTCCCGCGCCGACACCGAGGCCGGCTTCTCCGTCGGCCTCGACTGA